One window of Chryseobacterium indologenes genomic DNA carries:
- a CDS encoding alginate export family protein, with amino-acid sequence MKKLIAIAFLLQIFIQAQLSAQFKLMRFDEDYAAYKDSAKTFYNSIKYIPLAEKNNNYLSLGGEARLEFVDFNNEDWGRMDIGSNPFLIQRYNVHADLHLGSRVRIFGQVRSAWENGRKNGPRPIDEDHLNIQNLFIDVDILKNEKEKLTVRAGRQELDYGSGRLISVREGPNLRLYFDGLKFMYKRGNFRSDAFMMAASEISPGAFDNKSSKSINLWGSYNTLIIPRSGNLELYYLGIHRKDVRFEDGISDENRHTLGGRFWRYGGGFIYNFEAAYQFGNFNKGNISAWTASADIGYMFENVKGKPTINLRNDYISGDSNKGDGKLGTFNPLYPKGGYFGFNPQIGPVNLIDIHPYATIDLSEKITVQADVVFNWRYSTQDGIYRPSGTLNLPSSNSTKRYIGTAFLGSFNYKINKFLTFNTGIQYFNTGAFINEVIDNHKDGLFINSRIVFKF; translated from the coding sequence ATGAAAAAACTGATTGCCATTGCATTTTTGTTACAGATTTTTATTCAAGCTCAGCTTTCTGCACAGTTCAAACTGATGAGGTTTGATGAAGATTATGCTGCATACAAAGACTCTGCAAAGACTTTTTATAATTCCATAAAATATATTCCGCTTGCCGAAAAAAATAATAATTATCTGTCATTGGGAGGAGAAGCAAGACTGGAGTTTGTAGATTTTAATAATGAAGATTGGGGGAGAATGGACATTGGAAGTAATCCTTTTCTGATTCAAAGATACAATGTACATGCAGATTTGCATCTGGGCTCACGGGTAAGAATTTTCGGACAGGTGAGAAGTGCATGGGAAAACGGAAGAAAGAATGGCCCAAGACCGATTGATGAAGATCATTTGAATATTCAGAATCTCTTCATTGATGTAGATATCCTGAAAAATGAGAAAGAAAAACTGACAGTGCGTGCAGGAAGACAGGAACTTGATTATGGAAGCGGAAGACTCATCTCAGTAAGAGAAGGTCCCAATTTAAGACTCTATTTTGACGGATTGAAATTCATGTACAAAAGAGGAAACTTCAGATCCGATGCCTTTATGATGGCTGCCAGTGAAATCAGTCCCGGAGCATTTGATAACAAATCTTCAAAATCTATCAATCTTTGGGGAAGTTACAACACTTTGATTATTCCCAGAAGCGGAAACCTGGAGTTATATTATTTAGGAATTCATAGAAAAGATGTACGTTTTGAAGATGGAATCTCTGATGAAAACAGACATACTTTAGGAGGAAGATTCTGGAGATATGGCGGTGGTTTTATCTACAATTTTGAAGCTGCTTATCAGTTCGGTAATTTTAATAAAGGGAATATCAGCGCATGGACGGCTTCTGCAGACATCGGGTATATGTTTGAAAATGTAAAAGGAAAACCCACCATCAATCTTAGAAACGATTATATCTCGGGTGACAGCAATAAAGGAGACGGCAAACTGGGAACATTCAATCCTCTGTATCCGAAAGGAGGGTATTTTGGATTCAATCCACAGATCGGCCCTGTGAATTTAATTGATATTCATCCCTATGCAACTATAGATTTGAGTGAAAAAATAACCGTTCAGGCAGATGTTGTTTTCAACTGGAGATATTCTACCCAGGACGGAATTTACAGACCCAGCGGAACATTAAACCTGCCATCTTCCAACTCAACAAAGAGATACATTGGAACCGCTTTCTTAGGAAGCTTTAATTATAAGATCAATAAGTTTTTAACCTTTAATACAGGAATACAGTATTTCAACACAGGAGCCTTCATCAATGAAGTGATAGACAACCACAAAGACGGACTCTTTATCAATTCCAGAATTGTATTTAAATTTTAA
- a CDS encoding pirin family protein, whose amino-acid sequence MDRKDFLKKGLLGTGMFVASASLANTMKNEIDEIEPLEPIGYNHLPNTESKIKENSVIHRADSRGKADHGWLLSQHTFSFANYYNPERMHFGVLRVLNDDKVEAGRGFGTHPHDNMEIISIPLEGDLEHKDSMGNTAVIRSGDIQVMSAGTGIMHSEFNKNSDKLVKFLQIWIYPKKRNVTPRYDQITLDKAKGHNQFQQILSPNADDEGVWIHQDAWFHLGTFDQNTETPYQIRKKGNGAYVFILKGSAEIGGEILEERDGFGVWDIQNINIKALKEGTEILVMDVPMTL is encoded by the coding sequence ATGGACAGAAAAGATTTTTTAAAGAAAGGATTATTGGGAACAGGAATGTTTGTAGCATCAGCTTCTCTGGCGAACACTATGAAAAATGAGATCGATGAGATTGAACCACTAGAACCAATCGGATACAATCATCTTCCCAATACAGAATCAAAAATAAAAGAAAACTCTGTCATCCACAGAGCAGACTCAAGAGGAAAAGCAGACCACGGATGGCTTTTGAGCCAGCACACTTTCAGCTTTGCCAATTATTATAACCCTGAAAGAATGCACTTCGGAGTACTGAGAGTTCTGAATGACGATAAAGTGGAAGCAGGAAGAGGTTTTGGAACACATCCTCACGACAATATGGAGATCATCAGTATTCCTTTGGAAGGCGATCTTGAACATAAAGACAGCATGGGAAATACGGCAGTAATCAGAAGCGGAGACATCCAGGTGATGAGTGCAGGAACCGGAATCATGCACAGCGAATTCAACAAAAACAGTGATAAGCTTGTAAAATTCCTTCAGATCTGGATCTACCCGAAAAAAAGAAATGTTACGCCAAGATATGATCAGATCACTTTAGACAAAGCGAAAGGACATAATCAATTTCAGCAGATCCTTTCCCCCAATGCAGATGATGAAGGAGTATGGATTCATCAGGATGCCTGGTTTCATCTGGGAACTTTTGATCAGAATACAGAAACACCTTATCAGATCAGGAAAAAAGGAAACGGTGCCTATGTATTCATTCTTAAAGGAAGCGCAGAAATAGGCGGAGAGATTTTGGAAGAACGTGATGGATTCGGAGTCTGGGATATCCAGAATATCAATATAAAAGCATTAAAAGAAGGTACAGAAATCCTTGTAATGGACGTACCAATGACACTATAA
- a CDS encoding GNAT family N-acetyltransferase, with protein sequence MERTEIVLEGRKGEIQLFSDDKKAGKMDISVIGKKLTVYHTEVNPEYEGKGFAKILLERLVSYARENDLKILPLCPYVHAQFKRHPEEYNDVWLKEEL encoded by the coding sequence ATGGAAAGAACAGAAATAGTTTTAGAAGGAAGAAAAGGAGAGATCCAGCTTTTCTCAGACGATAAAAAAGCAGGTAAAATGGATATTTCAGTCATTGGAAAAAAGCTGACGGTTTATCATACTGAAGTAAATCCGGAATATGAAGGAAAAGGCTTTGCTAAAATCTTACTGGAAAGACTGGTTTCCTATGCAAGAGAAAATGATTTAAAGATTCTGCCGCTGTGTCCGTATGTTCATGCACAGTTTAAACGTCATCCGGAAGAATACAATGATGTTTGGTTGAAGGAAGAACTCTAG
- a CDS encoding ring-cleaving dioxygenase: MDNRILGLHHITAIADNAKRNLDFYTQVLGVRLVKKTVNFDDPGTYHFYFGNENGTPGTILTFFPWEGIGKGNNGSGMATHIGYSVPKGSLEFWKNRLQSFNINVNEGEVFGEKMISFNDPDGLQLQFIEPASEDNRKVWTTDDIKDEYALKGFHNVTLTLKKADPTIKVLTDVLGYNLQKQEGERYRFATDAIDTANLIDIIENDTIPAGRNAAGTNHHIAFRVKDDNVLMEYREKALSAGLSITPKINRDYFYSLYFREPGGVLFEIATDNPGFTVDEPLNELGTNLKLPAQYEGMREKIEGVLPNLS; this comes from the coding sequence ATGGACAATAGAATATTAGGTCTGCATCATATTACTGCAATAGCAGACAACGCCAAAAGAAATTTAGATTTTTATACTCAGGTTTTAGGAGTAAGACTGGTGAAAAAAACAGTGAATTTTGACGATCCGGGAACGTATCACTTCTATTTTGGAAATGAAAACGGAACTCCGGGAACCATCCTTACTTTCTTTCCGTGGGAAGGAATTGGAAAAGGAAATAATGGAAGCGGAATGGCTACCCATATTGGATATTCAGTACCCAAAGGAAGCCTTGAATTCTGGAAAAACCGTTTGCAAAGTTTTAATATAAACGTGAATGAAGGAGAAGTTTTTGGAGAAAAAATGATCTCTTTCAATGATCCGGACGGTCTTCAGTTACAGTTTATAGAACCTGCAAGTGAAGATAACAGAAAGGTATGGACAACTGATGATATTAAAGATGAATATGCCTTGAAAGGGTTTCATAATGTAACTTTAACCTTAAAAAAAGCAGATCCTACAATCAAAGTTCTGACTGATGTTTTAGGGTACAATTTGCAGAAACAGGAAGGAGAAAGATACAGATTCGCCACTGATGCCATCGATACAGCCAATCTTATCGATATTATTGAAAATGATACCATTCCTGCGGGAAGAAATGCTGCCGGAACCAATCACCATATTGCCTTCAGGGTAAAAGATGACAACGTTCTGATGGAATACCGTGAGAAAGCATTATCTGCAGGATTGAGCATCACTCCGAAGATCAACAGAGATTATTTCTATTCATTATATTTCCGTGAGCCGGGAGGAGTTTTATTTGAAATTGCAACCGATAATCCAGGATTTACAGTAGATGAACCTTTGAATGAGTTGGGAACCAATCTGAAGCTTCCTGCACAGTATGAAGGAATGCGTGAGAAAATAGAAGGAGTACTTCCGAACTTATCATAG
- a CDS encoding Na+/H+ antiporter, giving the protein MHEQLLLILGLLLLVMMLVMLAQRIKIAYPIFLVLAGLGISFIPGVPVLKLDPEIIFLIFLPPLLYEAAWYTSWNDFWKWKRPISLLAFGLVFLTSLVVAYTSQMLIPGFTLALGFLLGGIVSPPDAVAATTVLKGLKVPKRTLAILEGESLINDASSLIVFRFALAAVMTGAFSMHEATGQFFLVAGMGIVIGIAGAHVFYAIHRFLPTTPAIDAAITVITPYILFLSAEHFHFSGVMAVVSGGLFMSFRAHEIFKTGTTRINMTGVWNTLIFVMNALVFVLIGLELPDIINGLGEISLMEGIKYGLIISLIVIAVRLLWIYPVAHIPRWLSEKARRDPSPGWKNPLIIGWAGMRGVVSLATALSIPVMMNSQAEFPMRNLIIFITFVVIFVTLVFQGLTLPLVIRLTKIEEIDPILPSHEQQAGIQMRLDNLAVQKLDKEYNELVNSNSLLKNFKKALETDIQLHQNHLSSLEMCTNRRNDMEEYHNVMLNIFALQRKELFRMKREKRFSEDEIRKAESQLDLNELKITGNKHL; this is encoded by the coding sequence ATGCACGAACAACTACTTTTAATACTGGGACTTTTATTACTCGTCATGATGCTGGTCATGCTGGCACAAAGGATTAAAATTGCTTATCCTATCTTTTTGGTGCTTGCCGGATTAGGGATTAGTTTTATTCCCGGAGTTCCTGTTTTAAAGCTGGATCCGGAGATCATATTTTTAATTTTTTTACCTCCACTTCTGTACGAAGCAGCCTGGTATACTTCATGGAATGATTTCTGGAAATGGAAACGTCCCATCAGTCTGCTGGCTTTTGGTCTGGTATTTCTGACCTCGCTGGTGGTTGCCTATACTTCACAGATGTTGATTCCCGGATTTACCCTGGCATTAGGTTTTTTATTGGGAGGAATTGTTTCACCACCGGATGCAGTTGCTGCCACAACGGTTTTAAAAGGATTAAAAGTTCCAAAACGCACTCTTGCGATATTGGAAGGTGAAAGTCTGATTAATGATGCTTCTTCACTGATTGTTTTCAGATTTGCTTTGGCTGCGGTAATGACAGGAGCTTTCTCAATGCATGAAGCAACAGGACAGTTTTTCCTGGTAGCAGGGATGGGAATTGTAATAGGAATTGCAGGGGCTCATGTTTTTTATGCCATTCACCGGTTTTTACCTACTACACCTGCCATTGATGCTGCCATTACAGTAATTACACCTTATATTCTGTTTCTTTCTGCAGAACATTTTCATTTTTCAGGAGTAATGGCTGTGGTGAGCGGAGGTTTATTTATGTCATTCCGTGCTCATGAAATTTTTAAAACAGGAACCACAAGAATTAATATGACAGGAGTCTGGAATACCCTGATCTTTGTAATGAACGCTTTGGTTTTTGTATTAATAGGGCTGGAACTTCCGGATATCATCAATGGATTGGGAGAAATTTCATTAATGGAAGGTATCAAATATGGTTTAATTATAAGTTTGATCGTCATTGCAGTACGTCTGTTATGGATTTATCCTGTAGCTCATATCCCAAGATGGCTGAGTGAAAAAGCCCGCCGTGATCCGAGTCCGGGATGGAAAAATCCGTTGATTATAGGATGGGCAGGAATGAGAGGTGTTGTTTCTTTGGCTACAGCCTTGTCCATTCCGGTAATGATGAACAGTCAGGCCGAATTTCCGATGAGAAACCTGATTATTTTTATCACATTTGTGGTCATTTTTGTGACATTGGTATTTCAGGGATTGACACTGCCTTTGGTGATCAGGCTGACAAAAATTGAAGAGATTGATCCTATTCTTCCTTCTCACGAACAGCAGGCCGGAATTCAAATGAGGCTGGATAACCTTGCCGTCCAAAAACTTGATAAAGAATATAATGAATTGGTGAACAGCAATAGTCTGCTTAAGAATTTTAAAAAAGCTTTGGAAACTGATATCCAACTTCATCAGAATCATTTAAGTTCTTTGGAAATGTGTACCAACAGACGAAACGATATGGAAGAATATCACAACGTAATGCTGAATATATTTGCCCTGCAGAGAAAAGAACTGTTCCGGATGAAACGTGAAAAACGCTTCAGTGAAGATGAGATAAGAAAAGCAGAATCCCAATTGGATCTGAACGAATTAAAAATTACAGGGAACAAACATTTGTAG
- a CDS encoding Crp/Fnr family transcriptional regulator, which produces MFENIIKNITRFISITPEEEKIFTDLLVCQSFPKKTILLREGEICQFEGYIHKGCIRMYCLDDAGTEVTLLFAIEDWWISDIASFQEQKPSKVYIETLEDSEIYMLNPATKEKLLQEIPKLERVFRMLVQRNLATLQSRLVNTISKTASDRYLEFIKVYPSIPQRVAQYYIASYLGVSKEFVSTIRKRLASKEK; this is translated from the coding sequence ATGTTCGAAAATATCATCAAAAACATTACACGATTTATCTCAATCACTCCCGAAGAAGAAAAAATATTTACAGATCTGCTGGTATGTCAGTCATTTCCTAAGAAGACCATTTTACTGAGGGAAGGAGAGATTTGCCAGTTTGAAGGTTATATTCACAAAGGATGTATAAGAATGTATTGTTTGGATGATGCTGGTACTGAAGTTACGCTGCTGTTTGCCATCGAAGACTGGTGGATCAGTGATATTGCCTCATTTCAGGAACAGAAGCCTTCAAAAGTATATATTGAAACGCTGGAAGATTCGGAAATCTATATGCTGAATCCTGCAACCAAAGAAAAATTGCTGCAGGAAATTCCGAAACTCGAAAGAGTTTTCAGAATGCTGGTTCAGAGAAACCTGGCGACATTGCAGAGCCGTTTGGTAAATACCATTTCCAAGACTGCATCAGACAGATACCTTGAATTCATCAAAGTATATCCTTCAATTCCACAAAGAGTAGCACAGTATTACATCGCTTCCTATCTTGGTGTTTCAAAAGAGTTTGTAAGCACCATCAGAAAACGACTTGCCTCAAAGGAAAAATAA
- a CDS encoding ring-cleaving dioxygenase, which translates to MKLITGLHHVTAITGNAQENIDFYTGVLGLRLVKKTVNFDYSDVYHFYFGDEYGTPGTIMTTFPYGKDLINGRHGKGMLNTTAFSVSIDALDYWVNRLEQFNIPFKQPQQRFSDEVFIYLEDFDGLGLELVFNDKDERKGYYNGYIPKDYAIKGIHHVEIWQDDYQRTAALLTTQMDHKVIKETPDRLRLGTDNMPGKYVDLLSTPSALKGLAGRGTVHHVAFATPDAASQLEMVKRLNEYGLEHTEVKDRKYFTSVYFKEPGGVLFEIATSGPGFDVDEEAAFLGEDLQLPPQFEKRRERLTEVLPVINYPTEKFR; encoded by the coding sequence ATGAAACTTATCACAGGACTGCATCACGTTACGGCAATTACCGGAAATGCACAGGAAAATATAGACTTTTATACCGGAGTTTTGGGACTTCGATTAGTCAAAAAAACGGTTAATTTTGATTACTCGGATGTTTATCATTTTTATTTCGGGGACGAATATGGAACACCGGGAACGATCATGACTACTTTTCCGTATGGTAAGGATCTGATCAACGGCAGACATGGTAAAGGAATGCTCAATACAACGGCATTTTCAGTTTCTATAGATGCTCTGGATTATTGGGTGAACCGTCTGGAACAGTTTAATATTCCTTTTAAACAGCCGCAGCAAAGATTCTCGGATGAAGTTTTTATTTATCTTGAAGATTTTGACGGGTTGGGTCTGGAGTTGGTTTTTAATGATAAGGACGAAAGAAAAGGATATTACAACGGTTATATTCCCAAAGATTATGCTATTAAAGGAATCCATCACGTAGAAATCTGGCAGGATGACTATCAAAGAACGGCTGCTCTTCTGACCACTCAGATGGATCATAAAGTAATTAAGGAAACTCCTGACAGACTGAGATTGGGGACAGACAATATGCCGGGAAAATATGTAGATCTGCTTTCTACACCCAGTGCATTGAAAGGATTGGCAGGAAGAGGTACCGTTCACCATGTAGCATTTGCTACTCCTGATGCAGCATCTCAGCTTGAAATGGTAAAACGCTTAAATGAATATGGTCTGGAGCATACTGAAGTAAAAGACAGAAAATATTTTACCTCAGTATATTTTAAAGAGCCGGGTGGCGTTTTGTTTGAAATTGCCACTTCAGGCCCCGGGTTCGATGTAGATGAAGAAGCCGCATTTTTAGGAGAAGATCTTCAGTTGCCGCCGCAGTTTGAAAAAAGAAGAGAACGTCTGACAGAAGTTCTTCCCGTAATTAATTATCCAACAGAAAAATTCAGATAG
- a CDS encoding alpha/beta hydrolase: MSHILNIKTAGIPLNQAEKALIMIHGRGGSSQDILSLSQHLNVKDYALLAPQALNHTWYPFSFIAPVEQNEPWLSSAIEMVEETVNAAVKAGIKPENIYFFGFSQGACLTLEFLARNAQKFGGAAAIIGGVIGDKINRENYKGDFAGTPVFLGTSNPDFHVPVERVYATANILREMNAEVTEKVYANFGHSINEEEMELANSILFK; encoded by the coding sequence ATGAGTCATATTTTAAATATAAAAACAGCAGGAATTCCATTGAATCAGGCAGAAAAAGCTTTGATTATGATTCATGGACGTGGAGGAAGCTCTCAGGATATTCTGAGTTTATCTCAACATTTAAATGTAAAAGACTATGCTTTATTAGCCCCGCAAGCTTTGAATCACACCTGGTATCCTTTTTCATTTATAGCCCCGGTAGAACAAAACGAACCATGGTTGTCATCAGCCATTGAAATGGTTGAGGAAACAGTAAATGCAGCTGTAAAAGCAGGAATTAAACCAGAAAATATATACTTTTTCGGATTTTCTCAGGGCGCCTGTCTTACCCTTGAGTTTCTGGCCCGTAATGCTCAGAAGTTCGGTGGAGCAGCAGCCATTATTGGTGGAGTGATAGGAGATAAGATCAATCGTGAAAACTATAAAGGAGATTTTGCCGGAACCCCTGTTTTTCTGGGAACCAGCAATCCCGATTTTCATGTTCCTGTAGAAAGAGTATATGCTACAGCCAATATTTTAAGAGAAATGAATGCTGAGGTAACAGAAAAAGTATATGCCAATTTCGGACACTCTATTAATGAGGAAGAAATGGAATTGGCGAATTCAATACTATTTAAATAA
- a CDS encoding amidohydrolase, whose product MKLLNTLILSTVLGTGILNAQKADMIITNGKITTMDDKNSEVQAVAIKDHKILQTGTNTQILKLKSSNTKVIDAKGNRVIPGLFDSHLHVIRGGRFYNTELRWDGVKSLKRALEMLKEQAQRTPKGQWVRVIGGWNEYQFEEKRLPTLAEINEATGNVPTFVMYLYGKAWLNKAGLKELNINGETPNPAQGLIEKDNNGDPTGLLVAEPNAFILYSTLAKLPELKEEEKINSTLQYMTELNRLGVTAVMDAGGGFQNFPDDYGTTDELNKEGKITVRLPYYLFAQKKGSELADYTKWIGMVEIDDHGHNDFNEIDYHVNGGGENLVSDGADFENFLFPRPELPATMEKNMKEVVSLLVKNKWPFRIHATYNESITRFLNVIEEVNKETPLNGLVWFIDHAETVTEDNMKRIKAMGGGIAIQHRMAYQGESFIHRYGKKPALASPPVKKMLEMGIPVGLGTDGTRVASYNPWVALYWITTGKTIGGNQVMGKENTLDRKTALSLSTYGGYELIKDYQKGKIQKGYFADLTILDKDYFTVNDEEIKNITSKLTIVDGKVVYGDDTYKTVAPAPLPVIPDWSPVKYYGGYQTK is encoded by the coding sequence ATGAAATTACTGAATACACTTATACTTTCCACAGTCTTAGGAACAGGAATCCTGAACGCTCAGAAGGCAGACATGATCATTACCAACGGGAAGATCACAACAATGGATGATAAAAATTCCGAAGTACAGGCCGTAGCTATAAAGGACCATAAAATCTTACAAACCGGAACGAACACCCAGATTTTAAAATTAAAAAGCAGCAATACAAAAGTTATTGATGCCAAAGGAAACAGAGTGATCCCTGGATTGTTTGACAGTCACCTGCATGTGATTCGCGGTGGTAGATTTTATAATACGGAACTTCGCTGGGATGGAGTGAAATCCTTAAAAAGAGCCTTGGAAATGCTTAAAGAACAGGCTCAGAGAACCCCAAAAGGACAATGGGTAAGAGTGATTGGAGGCTGGAATGAATATCAGTTTGAAGAAAAAAGACTTCCTACCCTGGCTGAAATAAATGAAGCAACAGGAAATGTACCCACTTTTGTCATGTACCTTTATGGAAAAGCATGGTTAAACAAAGCTGGATTAAAAGAACTCAATATCAACGGAGAGACACCTAATCCTGCACAGGGGTTAATTGAGAAAGACAACAATGGAGATCCTACAGGTTTATTAGTGGCAGAACCTAATGCATTTATTCTTTATTCAACATTGGCGAAACTACCGGAGTTGAAAGAAGAAGAAAAAATAAATTCTACCCTTCAGTATATGACGGAACTTAACAGATTAGGCGTAACCGCTGTAATGGATGCAGGAGGAGGATTTCAAAATTTCCCCGATGATTACGGAACAACAGACGAGTTGAATAAAGAAGGAAAAATTACCGTTCGTTTACCTTACTATTTATTTGCTCAGAAGAAAGGTTCCGAACTTGCAGACTACACCAAATGGATCGGAATGGTAGAAATTGACGATCATGGTCACAACGATTTCAACGAAATAGATTATCACGTTAACGGAGGAGGGGAAAACCTGGTGTCTGATGGAGCAGATTTTGAAAATTTCCTTTTCCCAAGACCTGAACTTCCAGCAACCATGGAGAAAAATATGAAAGAGGTCGTAAGTCTTCTGGTTAAAAATAAATGGCCTTTCAGAATTCACGCCACTTATAATGAAAGTATCACGAGATTTTTAAATGTCATTGAAGAGGTCAACAAAGAAACTCCTTTGAACGGATTAGTCTGGTTTATTGATCACGCTGAAACTGTTACTGAAGACAATATGAAAAGAATCAAAGCAATGGGCGGCGGAATTGCCATACAGCACAGAATGGCTTATCAGGGAGAAAGTTTCATCCACAGATACGGTAAAAAGCCTGCTTTAGCTTCTCCACCAGTGAAAAAAATGCTGGAAATGGGAATTCCTGTAGGATTGGGAACAGATGGAACCAGAGTAGCAAGTTACAATCCATGGGTTGCTTTATACTGGATTACGACAGGAAAAACAATTGGAGGAAACCAGGTAATGGGTAAAGAAAATACCTTAGACAGAAAAACAGCTTTATCACTTTCTACCTATGGCGGATATGAATTAATAAAAGACTATCAGAAAGGAAAAATACAGAAGGGATATTTTGCAGACCTTACCATTTTGGACAAAGACTATTTCACAGTCAATGATGAAGAAATTAAAAACATCACTTCAAAACTGACCATTGTAGACGGAAAAGTAGTGTACGGAGATGACACTTACAAAACCGTTGCTCCTGCACCCCTTCCGGTTATCCCGGACTGGTCACCTGTAAAATACTACGGAGGCTATCAAACCAAATAA
- a CDS encoding hydrolase: MKKLILSFAAGLLSLTASAQNPGKSLLNPTNHAVVLIDHEGQMAFATKSISMEELRNNVALVAGGSKIFNVPTVVTTVAEKSFSGPVFPEISEVYPEATSGYVDRTTMNTWEDLNAHKAITGKNKKKLVFAGLWTSVCIVGPVLSAIDEGYDVYVVTDASGDISKEAHDQSITRMVQAGAHPITSVQYVLELQRDWARKETYKPVNDLMKKHGGAYGIGIQYAQEMLKH; encoded by the coding sequence ATGAAAAAATTAATCCTATCCTTTGCAGCTGGCTTATTATCCTTAACAGCGTCAGCTCAAAATCCTGGAAAATCATTATTAAATCCTACCAATCATGCTGTGGTATTGATAGACCATGAAGGACAGATGGCTTTTGCAACAAAAAGCATCAGCATGGAAGAATTAAGAAACAATGTGGCACTTGTAGCCGGAGGATCAAAGATTTTTAATGTTCCTACAGTGGTAACAACAGTGGCAGAAAAATCATTCAGCGGACCTGTTTTCCCTGAAATTTCAGAAGTATATCCTGAAGCAACAAGCGGATATGTAGACAGAACTACGATGAATACCTGGGAAGACCTTAATGCTCACAAAGCCATTACAGGAAAGAATAAAAAGAAACTGGTTTTCGCCGGATTATGGACAAGTGTATGTATCGTAGGGCCAGTATTATCAGCTATTGATGAAGGTTATGATGTATATGTGGTAACAGATGCTTCAGGGGATATTTCTAAAGAAGCTCATGATCAGTCAATCACGCGTATGGTTCAGGCAGGAGCACATCCTATTACTTCTGTTCAGTATGTACTGGAACTTCAGAGAGACTGGGCCAGAAAAGAAACCTACAAACCGGTTAATGATCTGATGAAAAAACACGGTGGGGCTTACGGTATTGGAATTCAGTATGCTCAGGAAATGTTAAAACACTAA
- a CDS encoding DoxX family protein yields the protein MKKLIHIITNTNPSGKLTDIALLVFRVLLSTELIVAHGLKKLGIGVSEAEQVPNPLHLPEAFNSLFADAANLVFPVFVIFGFFTRVAVLPILAVTLTGYFILHWNDALLVKDTPFMYSLCYLFLLFMGAGRYSVDNFLTKK from the coding sequence ATGAAAAAGCTAATCCATATTATCACCAATACCAATCCGTCAGGAAAATTAACAGACATTGCACTTTTAGTTTTCAGAGTCTTACTTTCTACAGAATTAATCGTAGCTCACGGATTAAAAAAATTAGGAATAGGTGTTTCAGAAGCAGAGCAGGTTCCGAACCCGCTGCACCTTCCTGAAGCTTTCAACAGTCTTTTTGCAGACGCTGCCAATCTGGTATTCCCGGTGTTTGTGATCTTTGGCTTTTTCACAAGAGTTGCAGTATTACCCATCTTGGCGGTGACGCTTACAGGATATTTTATCCTTCATTGGAACGATGCATTACTGGTGAAAGATACTCCTTTCATGTATAGCTTATGTTATCTGTTTTTATTGTTTATGGGGGCTGGCAGATATTCAGTTGATAATTTTTTAACCAAGAAATAA